A stretch of DNA from Kazachstania africana CBS 2517 chromosome 3, complete genome:
aaaaaaaaaacaatttctGTCATCCAATAGCTTATTACACTGGAGAGATGTCTGCAAGAGAATATTACGGTGATACTAAAACACAAGTATGTTTTCGTTTATTTAGTTATTTTGTCCCTTAACAGAATGGGATATCAACGTCTGTGATAAATACTAACATGTATGCAATCTTTTTCCCCCAATAGTACAATCGTCCTAGTGCTCCTCCTCCTCAACAACAGGGCCAAAGTAGTAAAGGCTACTatcaacaacagcaacaaccACAATACTACCAACAACCTTCGGgacaacagcaacagcaataTTATCAACAGGGTGCTCCACAAGGTCAACAACAATATTATCAACAACCTTATGGTCAACAACAGCAGGGCTACGGCCAACAAGGATATGgccaacaacaacaacctATATACGTACAACAACAACCTCCTCAAAGGGGAAATGAAGACTGTTTGACCGCATGTTTGGCTGCCATGTGTATTTGTTGTACTTTAGATATGCTATTCTAATTGCAATTTTATCTTATCCAGGCTTCCCATTATCTAAACTAAACTCAAAAACCGTCTGACTTGAAATATGTACTAATAATTATTACTATTCTGtataagaagaaatgaacTTTTTTAAAACACttaaagatttttttgttttaccattttcttttatttctatGTTACAGGATccattttatataaaaataactatattgaaatatgtcattttatcaaatcattttttcaacCCACTTCTCATGTATCTACCAATAACAATACAATGATCTCTTTCGTATGGTTCTAAAGTCAATTGTTCTAATGGTTTGATACGTTCTTCACgtaatttttgaacttcTCTTGCGAAAACAGTTTCAGCATCAACAGTAGAATCGATACAGTTGGCCTTGATGGATATAACGACACCACCTTGATCCTTTAAGAACATATGAGAATTTAATGCAATGATACGGGCTTGATCTGGTTGAGCAACATCTGCAAAGACACAATCAACCATACCTAATAACATTCTGTATTTTTGTGGATGTCTAGCATCTTCAATGATTGGAATAACATTTGGTCTCTTCTTGGCCATAGAGATTAATTCTCTACCTGGTCTGTGAGAGAACTCAACAGCGTAGACCACACCTTCTGGACCAACAACATCAGAAACGTGGGAGACGGAAGTACCAGAAGCAGCACCTAAATACAAAACTTTCTTACCTGGAGCAATGAATAATTCATCTAAACCACCCATAATACCGGCAGCTAACTTAGATCTGAATGGATTCCAAACACGGTATTCAACTTTAGTTGGTGGAACACCGTCTTCCTTTGATGGTTCTTCGACAGAAATTCTCTTTTCACCATAAACAGATTCACCTGGTGCCATGTTCTTAGTAACTAAAAGATCTTCTTTACCTCTAGCAATGAAAACACCAGCATGCTTGTGTGGCTCAATAACCACTTTGGCCCCACCTCTGGCACCACCGCGCGCACCACCTCTTGGACCACCTCTGGAACCACCTCTTGGACCACCTCTTAAGCCACCACGGGCACCACCTCTTGAGCCACCTCTAGCACCACCACGGGAACCACCTCTGAAACCACCTCTGGAACCACCTCTTGAGCCACCTCTAGCACCACCACGGTTACCACCTCTACTTCCTGGTCTGAATGACATTTTATCTGCTATTTTAATATACTTTTATTATATGTGCTGTAATCAATTACCCACAAATGTACTCTACCTTTAACTATTGAGATCTCTCATTATAGTCTATAATTTTTCACAGCTTGcttaaaattttcgatgAGATGCCCATTCGAACTACACAACaaagaaagcaaaaaaaaaaattttgaaaaattttccatcaTTTGTAACGAATACTTTACAGGTTTCAgttgaaatattatttcGTGACAATCTGTAAATGGACCGATCAATTGGTATctatatctatatattttaGTTACTAAATTGCTGTAAGAATGCTATTTGTGTTTGTGACAGATTCAAAGACTGTATTTGTGCGGAATGCTTCATGAGAAAGTCAAGAACTTCTTCAGCAAAAGCTTGCGCTTCTACATTGTTGGATAATCCGTCAATTATCTTAACCATGGTATTACTGCTGATCTGAGCTTGTTCTCCCATTAAATTCAGTATCTTGAGGAATCCCATATATGCACTACTCTTTTCTTCCAGAGAC
This window harbors:
- the CPP1 gene encoding cysteine-rich palmitoylated domain-containing protein CPP1 (similar to Saccharomyces cerevisiae YDL012C and YBR016W; ancestral locus Anc_3.187), with translation MSAREYYGDTKTQYNRPSAPPPQQQGQSSKGYYQQQQQPQYYQQPSGQQQQQYYQQGAPQGQQQYYQQPYGQQQQGYGQQGYGQQQQPIYVQQQPPQRGNEDCLTACLAAMCICCTLDMLF
- the KAFR0C00890 gene encoding rRNA 2'-O-methyltransferase fibrillarin family protein (similar to Saccharomyces cerevisiae NOP1 (YDL014W); ancestral locus Anc_3.185); its protein translation is MSFRPGSRGGNRGGARGGSRGGSRGGFRGGSRGGARGGSRGGARGGLRGGPRGGSRGGPRGGARGGARGGAKVVIEPHKHAGVFIARGKEDLLVTKNMAPGESVYGEKRISVEEPSKEDGVPPTKVEYRVWNPFRSKLAAGIMGGLDELFIAPGKKVLYLGAASGTSVSHVSDVVGPEGVVYAVEFSHRPGRELISMAKKRPNVIPIIEDARHPQKYRMLLGMVDCVFADVAQPDQARIIALNSHMFLKDQGGVVISIKANCIDSTVDAETVFAREVQKLREERIKPLEQLTLEPYERDHCIVIGRYMRSGLKK